From Sphingobacteriaceae bacterium:
GCAAGAATCCTATTTTGCTTGGCTACAACCCCAGCCGAGTGTAACTTGTACTTATGACATAAGAATAATAAAAGATAGCATTGTTAATAGCCAGACTTTTAAGTTCGTTAAAAGTGTAAATGGTTTTTGTAGTCCGAACGGCAATGCCTATTACGAGACAGCATTGCTAAGACAAGACACCGTTCGTAAAATTGTAACAAGAATAATCAACAATCAAGAAAAAATACTTTACAATTTCAATAAAAATGTGGGCGATACTGCAATGCTTCCAACCCTTTATGGCCCAATGTCAACATTCACACTTCAAACAAAGGACAGCATTCTTCTCAGCGACGGGTTTTATCATAAACGATTTACCTTTAACTCATATCCAACAATAATCGAGGGTGTTGGTAGTACATCTGGTCTTTTAATTTTTGGAATGCCGTTTGAAATTATGCGCTCCATTAAATGCCTCACGAAAATAAATCCAAGCCTTTCAACAATTTATAGTTCGGGCGGTATTGGTACAAGTTGTTTAATTCTCACAAACATTTCGTTTGACACCGAACATAAAAAAAACATTTCTATTTTTCCGAATCCAACTTCTGACAACTTAAATATTAAAACTGAAAGCATAATTCCGAAATCAATTGAAATTAAAAATGTTCTCGGTCAGACAATTTTTTTCACAAATAATGTTCTTCAAGACATCACGACAATAAATATTAAGGACTTTTCACAAGGTGTTTATTTTATAACTGTTGACCTCGCTGACAAAAATATTACGGGACATTTCATTAAAAATTAAAGCCCAGCAGGTAACAGCAACTAACCTCAATTTTTTGCGTGTTAGCGCTCAAATGCGTAACTTGGACAAGCAAAAAACTGCGGTTAGTCGCAAAACGTTAGGCGGCATTTTAATCAGACAAAAAACAATATAGACATGAAAACAAATCTCGTTCTGACAACAATTATGGCGCTGATGTAAATCGTCAGCATAAAGTGGACTAAATTTAACTAAAACTAAGAGAGTGTTTCCAGAAAAACAATAAATTTATAATACTATGGAAACAAAGAAAAAACAAACAGCGGAGAACTTTATAAAAGAGATACGTCGTAAATCAAAAAGAATATTTAGTTCAGAACAAAAAATAAATATTGTAATGGAAGCTATACGAGCTGAGATGCCAGTAGCTGAATTATGCAGGAAGTATTCCATTAACCCATCTCAATTCTATAAATGGAACAAAGAGTTTTTAGAAGCGGGAAAGAAGAGATTATCAGGGGATACAACCAGGGAAGCAACCAGTGATGAAGTAGCGGAGCTCAGAAAAGAAAATCAAAAGCTAAAGGAAACCGTAGCTGATTTAGTATTGCGCTATGATATCGTAAAAAAAAGCTTGAACATATTGGAGAATCTGTAAAATTCAAAAAGTATATGAGATTTACAGCTTCCGAAAAACAAGAGATAATCAAAATTGTTGTCCGTTCCGAAATCGGCGTTAATAAACGCTTCGAAATCGGTTTAAACAAAAGCACGTTTTACAATTGGTACAAATCCTATTCCGACAATGGTATTGATGGTTTAGAGCCTTGTAAGCGCACTTCTAACAGGCAGTGGAACACAATACCCCGGGAACAAAAAAACTTAGTTGTAGAGCTTGCTTTAGAGTGTCCTGAATTATCGTCAAGAGAGCTCGCGCACAAATTAACCGATGAACAACAAATTTTTATTTCTGAATCGAGTGTTTACCGGATTTTAAAAGCAAGAGGACTGATAACAACACCCGAGCATATTTTTTAGCAGCTAAAGATGAGTTTACAAACAAAACAGGATTCGTTCATCAAATGTGGCAAACTGATTTTACTTACTTTAAAATAATTGGATGGGGTTGGTATTACTTGAGTACCGTTTTAGATGATTACAGCCGTTATATTGTACACTGGGAGCTTTGTGCAGGAATGAAAGTGCAGGACGTAAAAAGAACCGTTGACAGAGCAATTATAAAAGCAAGAATTGTAACTAAACAACGGCCCAGATTATTATCCGACAATGGTTCATGTTACATTGCAGGCGAACTCAAAACATATTTGAAAGACAATCATGGAATGGATCAGGTACACGGCAGACCCATGCATCCGCAAACGCAAGGCAAGATTGAACGTTATCACCGAACAATGAAAAACGTTGTGAAGCTTGATAATTATTATTCACCGGAAGAATTAATTGCGGCCATTGAAAAGTTCGTGGAAAATTACAACAATGCTCGTTATCATGAGTCTTTAAAAAATCTAACGCCTGCTGATGTTTATTTTGGACGAGGAGAACTAATTTTAAAAGAAAGAGAAAAATCAAACAAAATTCATTAAAAAAAAAGAAGGGAGGAATATGAAAAAATGAGAAAAATTATGAAACATCAAAAAACTAACTTAACTTTAAATTAAACTTAAAACACTCTCTTGTGAAAAGTTCACTTTACTTTGACTACATACATACAGTTGATCAATCATGTACAAGTAATAATCCATGTGTTGGCGCAATTCCTTCTCGTATTTCAAGATTTGATTATGGTGTTCGTGCTGAAAACACAAATCCATTACGAACAGTAACTGTTCGTAATTCTGAGTTTTATGACAATACAACTGTTGGTTCTTATTTTAATAACATGCATTCTTTTTTCTTTGAAAATAATTACATGAGAACTCCTGGTGAAAATTGCTGGGCTGCTGCCTATCTGAATGAATGCAAAAATTATACATTTAAAAACAATACTTTGCTACAAGATTATAGCGTTACACAAAAAGTTTTCGCAGGTGTATATGCAATGAGTAGCGCTGAAGGCGCACACAAAATATATCGCAATACTTTTTCAAATTTTCATGTGGGAATTGCACCAGTAGGTAATAATAGTGGTATCCTAAACGTTGATGATGGCTTACTTATGAACTGTAATGATTTCACCCAAAAGCAAAATGATTACGACATCGGTTTGGTTTGGCAGAGCACGCCTCCTACACCACCTACGGTAATGAAGGTTCAAGGGCCTACAATCATTCAAAATATGACTGCCCAAAACATTGTGCGAAACAAATACGCAGCAGATTGTTTTGGTAATGAAAATAAATGGTATCTCCAAGGCACCAACGCTCGTAATTTTATCGATTATGACCATGGCTGTAATGGCAATCCAGTTTCTAATCCAAGTGCATGTGATGATATAAGCCTTTACGTATTTCCAGTTGCCTTTGCAGAAAGTCCTTCTGACTGTCCAGCGAATATAGTGCAAAACGGCTGTACACCTCCTTGTCTAGAACCAATAAACCTTGTATTAGGCGGAGCAATAGTTCAAACAAATTCGCTTGTTAATTACTACAATAGTATTATTGATGGAGGTAATACTCAAATTTTATTGAATGCTATAAATAGTGGTATGGGTGAAGGTGAGATGAAAAACCTACTCTTACAATATAGTCCGTACCTAAGTGATACTGTATTATCTGCCTATTTTAATCGTACAAATTGGCCATTAGGGCATGGCGTTCAAATTCATAATGCAAACAAACCTGTTTCAATTCCTGTATGGCAAGTAATTTTAAACAGAAATCCACCTTCTGGCATTTTATCTCAATTAAATACAAATCAGAATCAAAATCCAACTAGTGTTAGAAGCGGTCTTGAACAACGTTTAAGTCTTTCTAAATTTAATCTTCAGTCATTATATTCTGAAAAACTCAACTACTTTCTAACCGATAGTTTACCTTCAAGTCAAGATAGTGTAATTAATATCTTGCAAAGTCCAAATGTAAATATTCCAGATGCAGATGTGTTATTGGTATATGCTTATATTAATAAAGGCGATTATTTAGCAGCGCTAAATCAGGTTAATAAACTGCCAGCTAAAAAATCAGATTGGGTTCCATTATTAAAATTATATATAGAGGCAGCAAAAGTTCCACAAAAAGAATTATCTATTTTTGAAAGTTCAACTGGTGCTTCATTAATTTCAGACTACGCTAAGAGCATTACAGGTATTGCAGGCCAAAGCTCAGCAAAATCATTGCTTAAATTTCTTAATGGTGAAGATTATATTATTGAGCATCCTATCCCTATTAACGATAACGCAAATGGAAGAATGGCAGCGTCGCAATCAGAATTAGTAAATGAAGATAATATTATTGCAACTAATAATCAAATAAAACTTTATCCTAACCCTACAAATTCAGGTATATATCTTTCCTATGAATCATCAGCAGAAAAGCAAGCAGAATTATTAGTAACAGACTTACTTGGTAAAGTAATAATTAATAAAACAATTAATGGCTCAAGCAAGATATACATTCCGTTAACTGAAATAAGTTCAGGTCTATATTTGATTACCATTTTAGATAATGAAAAAGTAATATTTAAGTCAAAATTAATTAAATACAATTAATTCATTCGATTGAATTATATTTATAATGCGCTGGATAATATTAAATAGTTTTTTTCTAATGAGTGTTTTTTTAAATGCACAGAGTGGTGGATTTAAACGAGAATATAAATTGCCAAATGCATTTCAAAATGTTGCCAAAGCTGTTTTTGAAACCACACCAAACAATTATATTATGGGTGGGTTTGTTTTTGATACTTTAAATGGCTCTTATACAAATCGTCTTACGCTTTTCGGAATTAACCAACAAGGTCAAAGAACTTGGACAAAAAAATATGGCAGCAGCAAGTTCGAATATCTTGATAACCTTTGGGTATCTCGGTGGTTTTATAAACAAGGGAGTAACCTTTACCACGCTGGTTGCGTAAGAGATAGCAATAATAAGTATCTAGGCGTTTTAATTAAATTCAATTTAAACGGAGACTCAATATGGCAAAATAAGTTTTATGACGATAATTATGACGTAATTCCTCTAATGGTTACAGGAAGTGTAGATGGAGGATTCCTAATTACGGGCTATGTTCAACAAGTTGGCAACCAACCTGTGTTATTAATAAAAACTAACGTAGTTGGTAATGAATTGTGGCGTAAGTACATCAACAAATCTGGCACCAACACTCATGACGGAAAAGCGATTATTCAAGATACATCAAGTAAAAAAATAATTATTGTTGGACACCAAAAGTTTGGTAATGACTATAAGGATAACATTTTGATTTGTGACAGCCTTGGAAATAAACTCAGCCAAAATAGTTATTGTGGTAGTCTTGGGGGTTGGCTCAACGATTTAATTCAAACAAAAGATAAAAAAATAGTTGCAGTTGGTAAGGCAATTTATCCACAAATCTTCTCGGGTTCAAATTTAACAAGATCTTACGCAGTAAAATTTGATTTTAATTCTCCTGAATCTCCTATTTGGAAAATAGATAATTTTGACAAATTAGCAAAAGGTAATAGTTTCACTTGTGTTAGAGAATTAAATAATGAAGTTTTACTATTTTCAGGTGGTTTAGATACTATGCAACAGAATAGCCTTCCTTTAAACGGATTAAATCGCATGACTAAATTTGATAAAAATGGAAATATGCTTTGGAATCGACATTACGATTATTCCAAAAATCCAAATGCTAACAATAATATTACTACCCGTTCATTAAATCTAGCAATAAACGGTGATTGGCTTGCTGCAATACAAATTGGAAATGCATCACCAGACCCATTCTTTTTTGTTAGATATGATAGCACGGGTTGTGATAGTACTTCTTTGTACTGTACCACTACTTTTACATCTAACATTTATGAAGTGTCAAATAATGCTTATCATTTAGTCATTTATCCAAACCCTGTCAAATCAACTCTTAATTTATCTTTTTCTAATTTAAAATTTATTACTCAAAATCTAACCTTCAAAATATTGGATGTATATGGCAGAGTAATAAGAGAAGATGAAATTAAAATAGAAACCCAAAACTCTCTTAATATTAGTGATTTAGAAAAAGGCATTTATTTTATGCAACTCTATAATATGAACAAACTTATTGCTACTAAAAAAATCATGAAAGAATAAAATTCTGTTTTTACATACGAATTTTATACTTTAACGCTTTGAAACAATAAACCTAAAATTTATTTAATGAGGAAATTCTTATTTGTTACTTTAATTTCTGTCTTAATGTTTGTTCAATTTAGCGCACAAAACATTTATACTTTCGCTGGCAATGGTACTTTTGGATATAGTGGTGATGGGGGGGCCGCAACAAATGCACAGCTGTCATTAGTGCAGGGTATTGCAGTAGATGGATTGGGAAACATATATGTCGCGGATCAAAGCAACAATCGTATAAGAAAAATTACTCCCTCTGGAATTATCTCAACATGTGTTGGTACGGGCATTGGTGGATATAGCGGAGATGGGGGGCCGGCCATAAATGCTCAAATAAGCACACCATATGGGATATCGATAGACGCGAGTGGGAATTTGTTTATTGCGGATTTTAATAATAGTCGGATTAGAAAAGTGAATACATCGGGTATCATATCTACCGTAGCAGGTGACGGTACTCAGGGCTTTGGAGGTGATGGAGGTCCGGCAACAAATGCACAGCTCAATGCCCCAGTAAGTGTTGCTGTGGATGCAGCTGGCAACCTTTACATAGCAGATTTTAGTAACTATCGCATTCGTAAAGTAACTCCTGCAGGTATTATTTCTACAATTGCCGGTAATGGTACAGCCGGATTTAGCGGAGATGGTAGTACCGCTGTAAGTGCACAACTGGATCTGCCTTACGGTGTAGCCGTTGATGTAGCAGGGAATGTCTACATTGCCGATCAGAACAATCATCGAGTGCGAAAGGTTAATTTGTCCGGAATTATTACAACTTATGTCGGTACTGGTGTTGCAGGATTTAGCGGAGATGGGGGCATAGCAACTAATGCTAAATTAAATTTTCCATATAGCCTTGCTTTTGATCTTTCAGACAATTTGCTTATTGCTGATCGTTTCAATAATAAAATCAGGAAAGTAAGTGCGGGAAATATTATTTCTACAGCTGCAGGTAATGGAGTGGGTGGATTTAGCGGAGACGGGAATCTTGCAACAAACGCTCAGCTTAATGATCCAGCAGGCATCGCCATCACAGCAGTTGGCACCATGTTTATTTCTGATAAGAGTAATTTTAGAATTCGTGAGGTGTGCGCATCAGGTTGTTTAACAAATCTTAATACATTGATAGAAATAAATCCAGGCGTTCTTGTTTTTCCAAATCCAAGCATTGGATCATTGACTATTAGAATTGATGCTACTCTAGGAGATGGAAAATTAACACTGTATAATTTCTTGGGTCAAAAAGTTCTTGAACAAAATATCCTTACAGAAACTAATCACATTAATCTAGTCAACTTCGCCAATGGTTTGTATAGTTATACCATAGAGGATGCTGGTTTACAAATACATTTTGGCAAAATAATCATTGAATAAATTCTATTTTTCATCAATATAAGACAAACTTTTCATCCGTAAATTAATTGCATTGCAATTTTAGCATTAATATTTTCATTTGACTTTGATGGCCGTTCCCTTCGGGTCGGGCTCTCACTCATATCTTTTTATCCTACCCACCTACTCTACTATAAAAAGGATATCCGTTCCATCCCTAACGGAAAAAACCCTACTACGTTTTAGCTAACCACTTATAAAATCATTCTCACCACTTTATTTATTTTAACAGCTTTTTTAGTACTGTTTTTAAAATTTGTACGTTATACTTCTTAATACAAAGGAGGTATACATGATTCCACAAACAAAAATTAAGTACTCGTTTTTCTTCTCTTAGAGTGTTAGAAAAACTTCTTTCTCTTCCTTGCACGCTTTCGTTTTGAAAAGCTGAACATCGAAAAAAAAATTATTCACTTAAAATTTAGAAATCATGACACAATTCTTTGAAACAGGCCACGCTAAAAATGTAGCCAACCTGTTAAAGCTAAATCAGCTTATCGCAACATTCGGAATTACTTATAATCCCGGTAATGCAACAATCACAGCAGCAGCATTGGCAACACTTCATACAAATGCCAACGCAACTTTATCAAGTGTAAACAGTACATTCAATTCTTGGAAAAACGCAACCAATGCAAGAGAAATAGGATTTTCACCACTTGATAAACTTTCTACCAAATTACTTGGTGCTTTGCAAAGTACATCAGCTCCACCACAAACAATTAAAGACTGTGTTTAACTAGTAAGAAAACTTCGTGGTGATACAAAATTACACAAAACGCTTCCTGATAATCCAGAACTTCAGTTTGTTCCTGGCCCGAATCCAAATCCTATTCCAATTGAAATAGACACTGGTAAATCAAGCTCTCAACAAAGTTTTGATAGTAAACTACAACATTTAGCAAAAATGATTCTGCTTTTGCAATCCGTTCCTTCTTACACACCCAACGAACCAACATTGCAAGTAGCAGGTTTACAAACCCTGTTAAATAATCTTACAAGTTTAAACAATGCGGCAAACGTTAGTTACGCTAATTTAAAATCAGCTCGTATTGCTCGTAACTTAACTTTTTATGCAAACGACACTGGTATGCTCGACAGGGTTAGAAGAGCCAAAGCATACATAAAAAGTATTTACGGTGCTTCAAGTCAGCAGTTCATTGCAGCTAACGAAATCAAATTTATTCGTGTAGTATCCAAGAAAAAAGCTAAATAGTTCTCTGTTCTTGTTTTCTCTTTCCTTTAAAGTCCGGCATCTTCGCCGGACTTTTGTTTTGTTTAGCTTGAACTTGTTGAAGTTTACATTGAGCTTGTTGAAGTGTGCCTCGACATCCCAATCTTTTTTAACAAATGTCAGACTTTCTTTAACAAAACTGCTGTCGCATTGCTCGACATTGCAATCGCATTGCTCGACTTTGGTGCTGTCACTTACTTTCTTGGTGCTGCGAGTCACAATCTCGTCGTCTATTTTTCAGTTTTAACAATCTTTTTCTCAGTAATTCAAGTTTTCACTCAAGCACTCGTAAAAATGCTGACAGTATGTCGGACTGTTACCCTCGACTTCGTCGCTGCAACCCTCGACTCCGTGACTGCAACTTACGTTTTAACAATCTACTCGCACGTTTTAACAGTCTATTAACATTTACTCTCTAACGTTTAGCAATTTGGTTGTGCTTAAACACCCATTTTTGCAGGACTGCTTAGTTTAAATTTCTGGAAAGCAAAATGCAAACCAATTCGCAGCGTCTTTTTAGCGGTAATATTTTTATTTGGCTGCAAATCCATTTGCATTTTGCCAGCCTTTGTCCACCATTATCCATTAGAACGGGCACTGCGAGTGAAAAACTTCGCAGTACAACTCCTATCGCACGAAAAAAAAAGTGAAAACCTTTAGGACATTAAAACAAATTAGACGGGGTTTATTTTTTGTAATTGTGGTTACACATCTTTGTGGGGCCACACAACGCCTAACAGCAAACTGGCGCAAAAAAACGGACGAGGTAATATAAAGTTTAGTATCTTTAAATAACGATTGTACGAATAGAAACATTAAAGTTCCAAAACTTTTCTGCGCCAGTTCGCAACCGTTAGGCGAAATAATGGCGGACAAATCCGTTTCTTTTTTTATTTCAGCCTCATTTTCCGACGCACTTATTATTTTTTTCGCACAAATGCAGACACCTTTAAATGTGTGGACAAAAAATAATGCTTCACTCTTTCAATAAAGTGACTTTTTTTCCGAGCTCAAAAAACATTCCCTCTTTTGTAACAAATCGACAAGCTCTTGATGTTCTCGCCTTGACCACCAATCGGCGCCAACCGCACCACCGCCTCAATCGCACCTTTTGGCGCCTGCTTAACCAATACTTAACCATACTAGCCATTACATCGCCTAACACGGGGTTGGCGAACAGCGGGTGGACACCGTCATCGCGGCGAGCGAAATTATTGCGTGTTTTACACCTCTCCCACTTGCTGCCGCTAAATAATATTTGTACATTTAATAAACGTTTGTCGGGGTATGACCGGAGATTTTCAAAAATCCGCCGTCGCCAACCCCGCATCCGTTAGGCGAAATAATGGCGGACAAATCCGTTTCTTTTTTTATTTCAGCCCCACTACTCTTTCGCACTTATTATTTTTTTCGCACAAATGCAGACACCTTTAAATGTGTGGACAAAAAAATAATGCCCCACTCTTTCAATAAAGGGACTTTTTTTTCCGAGCTCAAAAAACATTCACTCTTTTGTAACAAATCGACAAGCTCTTGATGTTCTCGCCTTGACCACCAATCGGCGCCAACCGCACCACCGCCTCAATCGCACCTTTTGGCGCCTGCTTAACCAATACTTAACCATACTAGCCATTACATCGCCTAACACGGGGTTGGCGAACAGCGGGCGGACGTCGGTCATCGCGGCGAGCGAAATTATTGCGTGTTTTACACCTCTCCCACTTGCTGCCGCTAAATAATATTTGTACATTTAATAAACGTTTGTCGGGGTAAGACCGGAGATTTTCAAAAATCCGCCGTCGCCAACCCCGCATCCGTTAGTTCAATTGTGCAGGACAAAATCTCGCAAGGAAAAAACGGGCAGACATTAATTTAATAACAGACAAGAATGATTACCAAGCACCAAAAATACTTAATCGACATCCATTTAATTTCCTCATTTAACATGTATAATGGGGTTATTATTCCTCACGAAAATTTCGAAAAGGAAATTCGCAAAATAAAAGACCTTAAATTGAGTGAAAACATTCCGTCCGACGAAGTATCAGAATATATAAAACAAAAATTAATTAAATATAAATGTTCAGACACAATGATAAATAAATTCTTCGAGTGGGCAGTTCTTTAACCCTTAAGCTATTCCTTTTTTGGCGACTGAATAAGAATCGGTAGCCATGACAAGCTATTTCTGCGTGTGCGCAACTGAAAACTAACAGCAAACTGGCGCAAAAAAGCGGACGTACTAATAAAAAGTTTTGTACCCTACTATAAACATTTGTGGGGGTACTAGATTTAAGGAATACGAATTGATGATTAAGAAAATTTTAAAAAAATAAATGAAAACAAAAAAATATATTTTACCTTACACAAAATGATTTATAAACTAATAATTTTTCTACTGCTTAATTTCGGTGCACTTGCAATAGGTGGCCTCTTTACCAACAAAGGCGTTTCATCAGATTGGTATTTCAATCTATCCAAAGCGCCATGGACACCACCCGGTTGGGTCTTTGGAGCCGCATGGACAACGATTATGATTTGTTTTAATATTTACATGGCAAACATATGGACAGTTACTGAAAATAAAAGATTACTAATAATATTATACCTGGTACAATGGCTCTTAAATGTTGTTTGGAACCCAACGTTCTTTTATTATAATAAAGTAATGACAGCTCTTTTATTAATTACCTTGCTCACGGTACTCATTGGATTTATCCTACTCTTTTATTGGAAAACAATGAAA
This genomic window contains:
- a CDS encoding tryptophan-rich sensory protein, whose product is MIYKLIIFLLLNFGALAIGGLFTNKGVSSDWYFNLSKAPWTPPGWVFGAAWTTIMICFNIYMANIWTVTENKRLLIILYLVQWLLNVVWNPTFFYYNKVMTALLLITLLTVLIGFILLFYWKTMKLNSLLIAPYLIWLLIATSLNGYIFFKN
- a CDS encoding T9SS type A sorting domain-containing protein, which codes for MRKFLFVTLISVLMFVQFSAQNIYTFAGNGTFGYSGDGGAATNAQLSLVQGIAVDGLGNIYVADQSNNRIRKITPSGIISTCVGTGIGGYSGDGGPAINAQISTPYGISIDASGNLFIADFNNSRIRKVNTSGIISTVAGDGTQGFGGDGGPATNAQLNAPVSVAVDAAGNLYIADFSNYRIRKVTPAGIISTIAGNGTAGFSGDGSTAVSAQLDLPYGVAVDVAGNVYIADQNNHRVRKVNLSGIITTYVGTGVAGFSGDGGIATNAKLNFPYSLAFDLSDNLLIADRFNNKIRKVSAGNIISTAAGNGVGGFSGDGNLATNAQLNDPAGIAITAVGTMFISDKSNFRIREVCASGCLTNLNTLIEINPGVLVFPNPSIGSLTIRIDATLGDGKLTLYNFLGQKVLEQNILTETNHINLVNFANGLYSYTIEDAGLQIHFGKIIIE
- a CDS encoding T9SS type A sorting domain-containing protein — protein: MKNIFLLIFLTAISLTSTAQYRKIPLDTNHVWQESYFAWLQPQPSVTCTYDIRIIKDSIVNSQTFKFVKSVNGFCSPNGNAYYETALLRQDTVRKIVTRIINNQEKILYNFNKNVGDTAMLPTLYGPMSTFTLQTKDSILLSDGFYHKRFTFNSYPTIIEGVGSTSGLLIFGMPFEIMRSIKCLTKINPSLSTIYSSGGIGTSCLILTNISFDTEHKKNISIFPNPTSDNLNIKTESIIPKSIEIKNVLGQTIFFTNNVLQDITTINIKDFSQGVYFITVDLADKNITGHFIKN
- a CDS encoding T9SS type A sorting domain-containing protein, whose protein sequence is MKSSLYFDYIHTVDQSCTSNNPCVGAIPSRISRFDYGVRAENTNPLRTVTVRNSEFYDNTTVGSYFNNMHSFFFENNYMRTPGENCWAAAYLNECKNYTFKNNTLLQDYSVTQKVFAGVYAMSSAEGAHKIYRNTFSNFHVGIAPVGNNSGILNVDDGLLMNCNDFTQKQNDYDIGLVWQSTPPTPPTVMKVQGPTIIQNMTAQNIVRNKYAADCFGNENKWYLQGTNARNFIDYDHGCNGNPVSNPSACDDISLYVFPVAFAESPSDCPANIVQNGCTPPCLEPINLVLGGAIVQTNSLVNYYNSIIDGGNTQILLNAINSGMGEGEMKNLLLQYSPYLSDTVLSAYFNRTNWPLGHGVQIHNANKPVSIPVWQVILNRNPPSGILSQLNTNQNQNPTSVRSGLEQRLSLSKFNLQSLYSEKLNYFLTDSLPSSQDSVINILQSPNVNIPDADVLLVYAYINKGDYLAALNQVNKLPAKKSDWVPLLKLYIEAAKVPQKELSIFESSTGASLISDYAKSITGIAGQSSAKSLLKFLNGEDYIIEHPIPINDNANGRMAASQSELVNEDNIIATNNQIKLYPNPTNSGIYLSYESSAEKQAELLVTDLLGKVIINKTINGSSKIYIPLTEISSGLYLITILDNEKVIFKSKLIKYN
- a CDS encoding T9SS type A sorting domain-containing protein, coding for MSVFLNAQSGGFKREYKLPNAFQNVAKAVFETTPNNYIMGGFVFDTLNGSYTNRLTLFGINQQGQRTWTKKYGSSKFEYLDNLWVSRWFYKQGSNLYHAGCVRDSNNKYLGVLIKFNLNGDSIWQNKFYDDNYDVIPLMVTGSVDGGFLITGYVQQVGNQPVLLIKTNVVGNELWRKYINKSGTNTHDGKAIIQDTSSKKIIIVGHQKFGNDYKDNILICDSLGNKLSQNSYCGSLGGWLNDLIQTKDKKIVAVGKAIYPQIFSGSNLTRSYAVKFDFNSPESPIWKIDNFDKLAKGNSFTCVRELNNEVLLFSGGLDTMQQNSLPLNGLNRMTKFDKNGNMLWNRHYDYSKNPNANNNITTRSLNLAINGDWLAAIQIGNASPDPFFFVRYDSTGCDSTSLYCTTTFTSNIYEVSNNAYHLVIYPNPVKSTLNLSFSNLKFITQNLTFKILDVYGRVIREDEIKIETQNSLNISDLEKGIYFMQLYNMNKLIATKKIMKE